Proteins encoded by one window of Candidatus Aramenus sp. CH1:
- a CDS encoding ORC1-type DNA replication protein, whose product MSSIIDDVLNNVRSSPIFKNRELLLPDYVPSELPHREEQIRRLASILAQLYRGERPSNVFIYGLTGTGKTAVTKFVLKALMERLKNFLYIYVNTRQSDTPYRILADIIEGLGEKVPFTGISTAELYRRMVKAFSSTNTILVIVLDEIDAMVKKHGDDVLYKLTRINSEIGKSKVSIIGITNDVKFIDNLDPRVRSSLSEEEIVFPPYNAEELEDILMRRAKAAFREGVISESIIKLCAALAARDHGDARRALDLLRVAGEIAERERAKVVTEEHVEKARVEIERDRVYEVISSLPFHSKLVLFAILQGLKEKDAMTTGEVYDRYKELAQQLGMEVVTQRRVSDIINELDMVGIVTAKVVNRGRYGKTKEITLAVDREIAIKALVENDERVAGLWGR is encoded by the coding sequence ATGAGTAGTATCATAGACGACGTTTTAAACAATGTGAGGTCTTCTCCGATTTTCAAGAACAGGGAGCTTCTCCTGCCAGACTACGTCCCAAGTGAACTGCCGCATAGAGAGGAGCAGATAAGGCGATTAGCTAGTATCCTGGCCCAGCTCTACCGGGGAGAAAGGCCCAGCAACGTATTCATTTACGGCCTCACGGGTACTGGCAAGACGGCCGTAACAAAGTTCGTGCTGAAAGCCCTTATGGAGAGGCTCAAGAACTTCCTCTACATTTACGTGAACACAAGGCAGAGCGACACGCCCTACAGGATCCTGGCCGACATAATAGAGGGGCTGGGCGAAAAGGTTCCATTTACTGGGATCTCTACGGCGGAGCTCTACCGAAGGATGGTGAAGGCCTTTTCCTCAACCAATACGATCCTCGTCATTGTCTTAGACGAGATAGACGCCATGGTGAAGAAGCACGGGGATGACGTCCTTTACAAGTTGACGAGGATAAACTCTGAGATCGGAAAGAGTAAGGTCTCCATCATAGGGATAACCAACGACGTGAAGTTCATTGACAACCTTGACCCAAGGGTGAGGAGCAGTTTGAGCGAGGAGGAGATAGTCTTCCCGCCCTACAACGCAGAGGAGTTGGAGGACATTCTCATGAGGAGGGCAAAGGCGGCCTTTAGGGAGGGGGTCATCTCAGAATCTATAATAAAGCTTTGTGCAGCCCTAGCTGCGAGGGATCACGGAGACGCTAGGAGGGCTTTGGACCTCCTCAGGGTCGCGGGCGAAATAGCTGAGAGAGAAAGAGCTAAAGTCGTGACAGAGGAACACGTGGAAAAGGCAAGGGTCGAGATAGAGAGGGACAGGGTGTACGAGGTGATCTCCAGTCTGCCCTTTCACTCAAAGCTAGTGTTGTTTGCTATCCTTCAGGGGCTCAAGGAAAAGGACGCAATGACCACAGGAGAGGTCTACGACAGGTACAAAGAGCTTGCACAACAGCTAGGGATGGAGGTGGTCACACAGCGGAGGGTAAGCGACATAATTAACGAGCTTGACATGGTCGGCATAGTTACTGCTAAGGTAGTTAACAGGGGTAGGTATGGAAAGACAAAAGAGATAACCCTCGCAGTAGATAGGGAGATAGCGATCAAGGCGTTGGTGGAGAATGATGAGAGAGTTGCTGGTCTCTGGGGTAGATGA
- a CDS encoding DUF99 family protein — translation MRELLVSGVDDGYFPTSYKGKRGKAPLVSSTYRGMKLVDVDVEFITVDGDDGTEAYERLRRGDVTILFSVIVGGFNYVIPKGNYIVFYARKPNVRDIDNALRRYFPDRRERIMSFLSSLIQIPTRKGNVYVKTDLDLSLAKEIIEYYQVFTKYPEPIRTSHVIGRGIGQHISFS, via the coding sequence ATGAGAGAGTTGCTGGTCTCTGGGGTAGATGACGGGTACTTTCCAACAAGTTATAAGGGGAAAAGGGGAAAGGCCCCCCTGGTCTCTTCCACCTATAGGGGCATGAAACTAGTTGACGTGGACGTAGAGTTCATCACAGTGGACGGAGACGACGGGACGGAGGCCTACGAAAGGCTCAGAAGAGGAGACGTGACCATACTCTTTAGCGTAATTGTGGGCGGGTTCAATTACGTGATACCCAAAGGAAACTACATAGTGTTCTATGCAAGGAAGCCCAACGTACGCGATATAGATAATGCCTTGAGGAGGTACTTCCCAGACAGGAGGGAGAGGATAATGTCTTTTCTGAGCTCCCTCATTCAGATACCCACAAGGAAGGGAAACGTTTACGTGAAGACGGACTTGGACCTATCTTTAGCAAAAGAGATAATCGAGTACTACCAAGTGTTCACCAAGTACCCAGAGCCAATAAGGACTTCGCACGTAATAGGGAGGGGAATAGGTCAGCACATTAGTTTCTCCTGA
- a CDS encoding acyl-CoA thioesterase produces the protein MTQIKTETYYNVFPWHTNHFGSLHGGIYMSWMIDTAGILMSSISQGNYLLASVDYIYLFKPARLGDVLRVEAKANASWKSSVEIEVKGCIKRRDKEELAAASLMTYVAVDENNRPRKLNIIIPPDSEAEERKLKRMERKKAMDPEEPSKFATFYRSYIRTIYPEHGFGNGILYAGKMYTMLDEALAIVAKLYTKGNTFTASAGSADFISPVKIGDLLEIQGFVQYTGNTSLDVGGKVYAINHYTGEKRLVTTTTFSFVAIDDNAKPRPIPKLTPSNEKEKLLFEVSFKEREERIKMSKKLQEKLMC, from the coding sequence ATGACCCAAATAAAGACCGAAACGTATTACAACGTTTTCCCTTGGCATACTAACCACTTTGGTTCTCTCCACGGCGGAATTTACATGAGCTGGATGATAGACACGGCAGGTATACTCATGTCCAGCATAAGCCAAGGGAACTACTTATTAGCTTCAGTGGACTACATCTACCTTTTTAAGCCGGCGAGGTTAGGCGACGTACTTAGGGTGGAAGCCAAGGCAAACGCTAGCTGGAAGAGCTCAGTGGAAATAGAGGTAAAGGGCTGTATTAAAAGGAGGGACAAGGAGGAACTAGCAGCAGCCTCCCTCATGACTTACGTTGCAGTTGACGAGAACAACAGGCCAAGGAAGCTGAACATCATCATTCCGCCGGACTCTGAGGCAGAGGAGAGGAAGCTGAAGAGGATGGAGAGGAAAAAGGCAATGGACCCTGAGGAACCGTCTAAGTTTGCCACGTTTTACAGGAGTTACATAAGGACTATATACCCAGAGCACGGCTTCGGCAATGGAATATTGTACGCAGGAAAGATGTACACCATGTTAGACGAGGCTTTGGCAATAGTGGCTAAGCTTTACACTAAAGGAAATACGTTCACTGCCTCTGCGGGATCTGCCGATTTCATATCTCCAGTTAAAATAGGGGACCTCTTGGAAATCCAAGGGTTCGTCCAGTACACCGGCAACACGTCGCTAGACGTGGGCGGAAAGGTTTACGCCATCAACCACTATACTGGCGAGAAGAGGTTAGTCACCACAACCACCTTCTCCTTCGTCGCAATTGACGACAACGCCAAGCCCAGGCCGATACCTAAGCTTACTCCCTCTAACGAAAAGGAGAAGCTCTTGTTCGAAGTCTCTTTCAAGGAAAGAGAAGAGAGAATAAAGATGTCCAAGAAACTTCAGGAGAAACTAATGTGCTGA
- a CDS encoding nicotinamide-nucleotide adenylyltransferase: MRRALYPGRFQPFHLGHLEVVKWTLQRADQVIVLIGSSQESHTLSNPFTAGERIEMIRYALDEEGIEPSRYFLIPVPDIMMNSVWAYHVKTYVPSFDVVVARNPLVIRLFKEANVEVVEPPMFYREKYNSTVIRKMMINGEDWEKLVPKSVYNYIKSIKGDDRLREIVGTDKRR; the protein is encoded by the coding sequence TTGCGTAGAGCTTTATACCCAGGAAGATTCCAGCCGTTCCATTTAGGCCACTTAGAAGTCGTCAAGTGGACGTTGCAGAGGGCTGACCAGGTTATAGTACTAATAGGGAGTTCGCAGGAGAGCCACACTCTTTCAAATCCTTTCACGGCTGGAGAAAGGATAGAAATGATTAGGTATGCCCTAGACGAAGAAGGAATAGAGCCGTCCCGGTACTTCTTGATCCCCGTGCCCGACATAATGATGAACAGCGTGTGGGCGTACCACGTTAAGACTTACGTCCCGTCGTTCGACGTAGTGGTGGCCAGGAACCCACTAGTAATTAGGTTGTTCAAAGAGGCCAACGTAGAGGTTGTAGAGCCACCAATGTTCTACAGGGAGAAGTACAACTCCACAGTTATCAGAAAGATGATGATAAACGGGGAAGACTGGGAAAAGCTTGTACCTAAGAGCGTTTACAATTATATAAAAAGTATAAAAGGAGATGATAGATTAAGAGAAATAGTAGGGACTGACAAAAGGAGGTAG